From Manihot esculenta cultivar AM560-2 chromosome 18, M.esculenta_v8, whole genome shotgun sequence:
GTCACCCTAACATGCCATGGGATAAATCAGAACTCTGGGTTGGCTATATTTCTGAGAATGGGTAAGCAAAATATGCTATGTTTTGTTTATTAGGCACTGTTATCAAATATTCTTTTCTCAATTTTGATTTGCAAGGCTGCAAATTGGCATGACTGCTTACAAATGATGACATTGTTTATGTACAAAAATCGGTCTGGCATAATTCTGCGATGCCTGAACCTAGTTATTTTTGGTCTTGCCATAATGTTCTTATTATTCAGAAATGATATCTTGTGAATAGTAAAATTTTCTGGTGGAATTGTTTCAGAGCTTATGTCCGTAGGAAGTGTTTAAAGACTATTATCTAAAATACAAATCAGGAGGTGCTATTACCCTTAAAGTTGACCCTTTCTCCATTATTTTGTTTCTATAGATTTTCACCTGTGCCAATCTTCTCTGCTTCCTTGAACCTGCTCaacttttaaagtttaaatttctGACACATGTCACCAATCTCTTAGAAACAgaattatatgatttttttttgaattgtgGATAAAATTTAGTTTGAGTGATTAGTGTGCAGATTTACTCGTATAAAAGTGAATACTCACCCTAATGCATGCATATAAATGCTTCTACACACATAAATGTATGCACTCTTCAGACTGCATCCTTTGTTCATGTTTGCCCTTTGTGCTCACTGATCATTCCTGTAATCTGAATTCAACAtgatttgtttttgtttttttgtttatttagttCAGTAGGTAACTAATCTCTAGGAGACAGAAGTATATGATTTCTTTTTGAATTGTGCATTTATTTAGTTTGAGTTATATgctgatttatttaaaaaaaaatgaatagacATCCATATCACCTGAATTATATGGACTCTTAAGACTTTTCCTTGTTCATGTGTGCCCTTTGTGCTCACTGATCACTCTTGTAGTCTGAATACTACATGCTTTGATTCTGCTTTTGGTTATTCAGTTCAACTGATGACCTATATGACTTTTATTCAAATTTGACTAGTCATTCAGGGGACTGATTTTAGTTTTGCCAATCGTCTTTTCCTCGTTTTATGGTTGATGGTGTTATTTTGATTGATTCTGTCATGCAGAGATATCTACAAACGCATATGTGTTGCTGGCAATGACAATAAAATTGTTGAATCTCCAACTGAACCCAAGTGGTCCTCTACAggtattattttcattatttgcttaatGACCTTCATATAAAATgccatttaaaaaatctatcatGCTAATTACAAAAGCAATCAAAGATCAAACATAAAGGCACTGTGACTAAAAGTAGCTATTGCATCAGCAACCTGGGCATTAAGCTAAAAATTCTAGTAACAGTTTGGTTCTTAAAGCTTTTTGTTTGATTCCATAGGAAGCTAAtggtaatctttttttttttttaatgcttcAAATTATTCTGTATGATAATGCGTTTATTTATATTGATGCAGGGGAGTTATTCTTTATCACTGACAGAAGAAATGGATTTTGGAATCTCTACAAATGGGTAAGTTCTATGCTAGGATATTTTAGATTTTGACAGAACTTGTTTTCCTTCATACATGGTGAAATGCTTATCCACCAAGTGGTCATAAAGTTGTGATGACATGTAGAATTTAGCTGTGTGGCAACGTAATGGTAATACCTCTCATTACATGACAGCAAAATTTGGACAACAGTCTGCACGGTATTGAGACATTATATTTTCCATTTGCAGCAGTTGAACTTTATTTAGTTTTACATACAAGTTAATGTGGAAATTCTAATAATTATTGTAATAGTGTATGTTTCTAGCAAGTGCCATAGAAGGCCCTCTTTTTTACATGAGAGACTAAAACATGTGCACGATTTTGGgacatatatgtatatatgttaaaGTACTTGGGCTTTTCATTTCATGCACATTGCTTGGATTTGTTATCTGGTCAGTCATCCATTATTTGGGAgccattatttttaatatttgacaACAGATTGAATCTGTAAATGATGTACAAGCACTCTATTCCTTGGATGCGGAGTTCTCAAGTCCATTATGGGTATTTGGCATAAACTCTTATGAGCTTATTCAGAACAAAGAAGGAAGAAACTTAATTGCTTGCAGCTACAGGTCATTTTGTGCTCTTTGCAattgaatttttcaaatttgtTTATCTACTACTCTTGAGTGCCACGTGTGAAAATGCAGAACCTCTTGTAACTGAAGTTTTCGATGGTTGCTTGCAGGCAGAAGGGTAGATCACATTTTGGTATTCTGGACTGTGCTCAAAGCTCCCTTTCTCTGCTAGATATTCCTTTCACAGACATCAATAGTATTGTAATTTTGGAAACCTTATTCTTTCTAAGATGCAGCATGAACAAATCTGTCAAATAGGATTTTAATGATTCTAACATGTGCATCTTTTCTCATACAGACTTTAGGGCATCATTGTCTGTACATTGAGGGAGCATCTACAATTCATCCATCCTCAGTGGCTAAGGTTCCGTGGACTGCCTTTTTTATGAATGGCACTATTTCTTTTCCATAAATACTGGTGATTCTAATTCTATTAGAGAAAAATAGTTGAGGTTAGCCATCCATTTTTGGTATTTTTCAGGTGATTTTGGATGACCAGGGATCGAAAGTAGTTGATTTCGAGATTGTTTGGTCATCATCACCTGATAGTTTAAAGTACACATCATATTTCAGCTCACCTGAGTTGATTGAGTTCCCAACTGGGGTTCCTGGTCAAAATGCGTATGCATACTTTTATCCTCCTTTGAATCCCATTTACCAAGCTAGTCCAGAAGAAAAGCCTCCATTGTTGTTGAAAAGTCATGGTATGTTAAGATTATTCTCATCCTATTAGATTGATCTCATTGGCTGTATGCATGGCTTGTTTGTCTATTTGATTTTGATATGTACCTTAGTATGTTGGTGTGGCAATGGATAGGTTGAtacaaaattaaagaaaatagacAATTGACTGAGGGATTGACTACTTTGGGGGGGCCAAATTTCGCCAAATTTATCACTTTGAATGTTGATATAGTATAACCTTCTTAAATAAATTAGGATTTCTTTTATGCAACTAATACTTTTTGTAATGTGGTATCTGCATTAGTTTCCTGAGATATAATCCTACCAATTAATGGACCCAAAAACTAAAAACAAGGAGATTAATTGACTCCAAATAAAGTTGTGTATTTTGAGTAATACTCAAGAAGAGGCATATGAGAGTGCTGTAAGACTATTTCTAAGATTCACTTTTGATGGTACTGTATAGGCATCAAATTGGGTTTTCAAGTCATTTTGACCTTTCTAAGGTTTTGAAACCCAATTTTGGTCCATGTTTCTGGCTTGTGTCCATTCATGAAAATGGTTTTTACAAGAGTATTTGGAAGTTGCCTCTGAGATCCTTGTACCTTCAGCCAACAGAGATGAAAAGGTTAAAAGAAGCCCTTTAGTACATTATTTTTGAGCAAACTATGAAATACGAAAAAAGCAGAATGAAAGAGTATCAAAACTTGACACTTATGGATTTATGTTGTAGTGATAATATGAAACAGTTTGTCTTGTGcatcaaaacatttttttttcttttttgggttCAAATAAATCGTTAATGCTCTGTTATCATGTTGACGAGATGAGAGAACATTTTAGTGGAATAATTCTCAGAAGTTGAGGTGGTTGGACCAAGTTGTGTGTTGCTGAACTTGTCAAGTGATGTTCAGCCTTTTACTTTGTGCTTTCCATTGAATAATTAACTTGCATTACTATTAGAAATATAATATCTGGTGGTGTGTAACATGTTGTAGGAGGACCTACAAGTGAAACACGTGGGATTTTAAACCTGAGTATCCAGTATTGGACAAGCCGAGGTTGGGCTGTCGTGGATGTAAATTATGGTGGAAGCACTGGTTTGTCCTCTATTTGTCTATAATTTAAATTCTGAAATTCCATTTTCATGCAATCTGAACATAATAATTCATAAATCAGGGAGGGACCTCTTCACGTTGATTGTTTGAAATCTAGCTTGTGATCTTACTCAAAAGGAATTTGGTATTGTTTCACAAATACATTTGGTCCATTctgctctttttctttctgataTAAAGGAAAGAACCTGGGCAGTTTAAAGGAATTTGGTATTGCTATTACTGTTGTGGTTTCTTTTTGGAAAGCAACATTAGATTTATATGATCACATCTGTATGCTAAAGTTGCATggatgttgttttgaaggttatGGTAGAGAATATCGAGAACGATTATTAGGAAATTGGGGAATTGTTGATGTTAATGACTGTTGCAGCTGTGCAAAATTTTTGGTAAGTATTTGTTCTTTCTTCTACTCCCTGTGCTGGATATGCATGTAATATTCACCAAGTCATAATAATGTACACAATTTTCATCAAGGTGGACAGTGGAAAGGCAGATGGGGAACGACTCTGTATAACTGGTGGCTCAGCTGGTGGTTATACAACCTTAGCTGCCCTTGCTTTTAAAGAAACATTCAAGGCTGGAGCTTCATTGTATGGTGTAAGTGCCTCAGTGCCTGTCTGTTTGATCCtatacttaattttaaattgactcGATTGCGGTCAAAGATATTGCTACTAGCCTTTGGCTGTTCTTTGGTTACTGAATGCAGCTCACTGATTGGGCGAATCTGATATTTGTTTCAATAAATTAATGCAGCTCTTGGAGTATTTCCTGCTTTTAGGTTTTATCCCAAATTTTCAGAGCTATTAGTTTTGACTTTTGAATAATTAGTGTCTTCCTAGTGAAGAAAGGTTCCGATGAGTTACTTTATGTGCTAGAAGTGACATGGTATACCTGTTGAGATTATTTGTAGATGAAGGTAGAAGATGTATGATTTTAGCTGACTCAAACTGACAGATACTTGTTCATGCTATTTTTTGGTGCCAATGGCAATAGACTGATTGAAGATCAGATTTCAGCATCTATTGGAGCCTTGAGTTTGTTGATCATTTGCTGAAGTTGATATTGGGCATATGAAAGGTCCTTTTCGGGAGTGATTATATAATTATCCGAAGTGTGCCATTAGATATAAAAAATTTGCATATCTTTATTGTTGTTATGTAATTTTATTCTGCGGCAAATTTAAGAGAACATCTTTCAAGCCTCTTTTCTTATTCTTATGTTTGATTGTGCTCCATTCCTTGCATTATTCTCTCCCATGTGTAACATAACTTATTTTCttttgtatttataaatatagatTAAAGTTTAGAATATAAATTCCTTATCCAATGTACTGATACCTGACAAATTTTTATGCCATGTTGGTGTATGAACAGGTGGCTGACTTAAGCATGTTAAGAGCAGAAACTCACAAATTCGAGTCTCATTACATTGATAATCTTGTTGGTAAAATCAATAAAATGCCTCATTTATGTTGTAATTTGTATATAATCCATTTATTTCATTTAGTGGTGAGCAATCCTTAATTGGGTGCAGGTGATGAAAAGAATTACTTTGAGAGGTCTCCAATAAATTTTGTTGATAGATTTTCCTGCCCTATAATTTTGTTCCAGGGATTAGAAGATAAGGTATGAataccattttttttttattccatgTTCTTTGGATGTGAGAATGACATTTAATAAGCTTTGGACCGAAAAGAAGATATGCATTGCTGAAGTTGTTAGTGATTTTGTAAGGGATACATAGGACTAGCGATTATCTATTATTAATAGATGAAAAGTCCTGGTTGCTTTCCCAGTTCTACTTGAACTTGGAAATATTTGTTATCATCTATTATTTACATGGGTGCCTTGTTTATCTAacttttctttgtttgttttttttgggCTATGTAACGTGCCAGTTTGATTAAATTACATGCTGTGTCTTTAGTGACATGAGACTAAGTAATTAATCTGAATTCTTCGTCATCAAAGACTATTTATATGGGGAATCTGAATTTATAAAGTTTGGGCTTTTTCCTTCCCTAAAATGATGTGGTTCTTGTGTCAGTCTCTTCTGAGGTGATGTCTTTTTCTGTCTGTTCCTTTTACATTGTTTTTGACTATTCTTTTGTTATGTCAGAAACCTTGCACGTGAGGTAGTTCCTGGTAGAGTTAGGAACACAAATGAAAGAAATAGGGATAAACAGGGAGAAAAATACTGGACTGTATATTGAATACTCAAAATTTATCCAACCCCAAATTGTTTCAACTGCTCAAAATCACTATAAACTAAGAATCAGCGGGAAAAGTTCCCGTCTAGCAACTGCTAGCCCAGCAAATAGAGCTGAATATAGAGATAAGAAAAACAAGCATACCCTAcacaatactcatatcctctttTTATAACTGCTTATTCAATAAATGGAATATTGCCTCATGATTCATGCTAGGGAATCTCCTGCAGTGCCTAACCGCCTTTTCTGCCATTTACTACAGCTGGGATATTCTGGACTCTTCCTGCTCCTCTACTCCAGCTCCGTTACCCCTTTTCTTTTCAATCTCTTTCTATAATAAACTCTTAATGGCTGTTGGTCATGGCCCGTGTTAGAGTTCAGCCCATTTGTTCTGCTTCTATCAGTTCCTGACTCCTTTGTTAGTCTTGCAGCTAAGGATTAACTGTTTGAAGATACTTCTAAATTGTCATTGATGATTGATATGacaaatgctttattattttttccaagTTTTAGGTTTTTTTGTTTAGCTTTTAGGATTTAAAGATTTTTCCAGAACTGAAATAATTTGTCATTTGTGCTTCCAATTTGAGCAGCAGATCATTTGTTCTAATGCCGAAGTATATTTCACATTTTGATTGATGCATAGAAATTAATGCTGCAAttcattttgtttttctttataGCTGTAGAATATGCCATCCTGTATTTGTAATTTCCAAAGTGTGTTCAAAGCATTTTCTCTGCATGCTGCAGGTTGTACCCCCTGATCAAGCTCGTATTATATACCAGGCGCTGAAGAAGAAGGGTTTGCCAGTTGCTCTAGTTGAATACGAAGGAGAACAGCATGGTTTTCGCAAGGTATGCACTAATTTTGTGTATCATCAGACCACAGGATTTGTATTGGAGAAGGTCACATCAGCTTGATCTTTGATCGTTTACAGGCTGAGAATATTAAGTTCACCCTGGAACAAGAAATGGTGTTTTTTGCACGTTTGGTTGGAAACTTCAATGTCGCAGATGATATTAATCCAATCAAAATTGACAATTTTGACTGATCATGCATAAAGGTATCTGATTTCTGGGATTTCCAGTATCTGATATTTTGTGAGTATTGCTTGTAATTGGTAAAGAATGTTTTCTGCCGTCTGACCAGGGAAAACTAATTTGCTATTTTGCAGGAACTTAAGGGATTTGCTGTCATAATTTGACAGCAATGAATTGAATCAACTCCTTGATATAGGCAGtaccttatattttcttttccttgagCGTTCAACAACAAATTGTCTGTGATATTACCAGAAAAGCTGACGTACTAACTGGGAATTCGCTATTCATCATAATGTGTTGTTTTTGGTTAGCCAATAGGAAAAGGCTCGTGTTGGATAGTTTGTCTTGCAGCCAATTTTATGGATTGTTGGAAGCTTTTGTGTTTCCCTATGTAATTGAGGatcatagatttttttttttttttttatctatatcTGTTGAATGAATTTATTGACGGTCTAATTTATTGTCTGGGTGTTGGATGCTTGGAGTTTGGAAGGCTAACATGCATCCTTTGGTCAATTAGAATGCCATTTGGCCATCTTGAATCGACTATTGTCATGGTTGGTTAGATTGGCTTGAACTTGATTCGAGGAGTTGCATTTCTGGTGTCCCTTCGCTTCCCTATAACCTATCATCAGGATGAGGGATCCTATATTTCAACCTCAATGGCGGCTTCTTGCAGATTTTGTGTACTATCAATGTGTTTCGAGTGATTAGGTGACTAGCGGTGGGTTGCGTGACATGTTTGACAGTCTCTCTCTGCTAGGTGCCCTGGTTCCTACTCCCCAAGTTTCCGTTGCAGGAAATTTGCCTTGGTTGCATAGCGTAGCCGTTGCTATTCCACTCCAGGAAAATGGCTGATGTTATTACATCATCAGATGTCAAGCATTTAAGTGCGCCTGTAACGATTTCCCCTCTTCTAGAAGTTCACACAACCTCTTTTTCTGATTCAGACTcgttatttgtatttttatgaagttttttttGTCTTAcggttaataatatttattgtacctttaattattttacataaatatttaaattaagtaaaaattaatattttattcatatattattaaaaaaaattttaattaattttttaatgttaaaaagtttaaaaatttaattttaatcatcaaaatattgtgaaaaattttaaaattttataaagagattaattagtagatatttttataagattaaaaggttaatagaatttttttgtataattagtatatttttaaaatgttatagatttattaatatattttttaaaattaagagattaattaattatttttaatatttattattatatttttaaattattttatataaatatttatatttaaaaaattattatttggtttaaattttaaaaaatttactaattataaaataaaaatttagtaattaatttatttattaattttaaatgttgttaaaAGTCTTgaattgagaaattaattaataagtaattttataaaattaaaaaatttttgataatacataaaatgtttaataattaaaattaatcaacaaaataatattgggattacataataaattttaatgaattattattacactataaaaatttattcaagTGATTTTTCTTAAAAGAATTTTCACacctttttaagtttatattataaactgcaatataattaaaattttttttgtcatATGTATTTGAGTGGTTTCCTCCGCAGGGTCAATGACAAGTGGCCAACCATTCTAATAAGGCTCAACAGATTGCTTGTTGAAGTTGCTATGACTTTTCCATTGTTCATCTAGCATGAGCGCTTTGACCAAGTTGCCAACCcataatatacatatatatatttcatttcaAAACAATACTCTTTATTCGTATCTAAAATTGTGAAACCTCAAATTTAaacatcaattaaattaataaaatatatcatatattacattttctttttcaattttgcCCATTTTGATTCTATTCCTCCAGTCCCTTTTATTTACCATAATCCCAttgtaggatttttttttttaaattatccaATAATAACTGGAAGAAAACAAAATATGATTAGGTGCTTGAAGGACAATgcgttaatatataatttttttcaatcttGAAATTACTGGTACTAATCATATCATACTGAaaatgaacattaaaaaaaacgaTATAATGGCAAAGAGATGTAGGAAATTTGGTAAAGTGGGTGTATTGATAATTGCATATATCCTAGCTTTCATGTCGATATATGGCTTGTCATTAATATTGGCAGTCCTTTTACAATTGCAAAAATcgaaacaaaacaaaagaattCATGTGGCTCTACAGCTTTTTCGTCGATATCTATGAAAGAACAAAGTAATATGTATTGATTGATTATGTATCAAAGATTGGCTAACGGGCAGGAGATCCAAAGCCATTGGGATTAAACGCCAGTCTCCCCAATATCCCTTGCTTATATGGCAAGAAAGTTTTCTTCTTCAAATCCTCTGATGCTGCTTTATTCGTCGTGTAATGCAACTCGTGAGCCGACACTGGCCCCTTTCTCCTTGTCGCCGACACTGAACCCGAGCTATCTGTGGACCGAAAGCTCGTGTTCTTTGCATCGTCTGGTTTCCTGAAGAAAGCTGGATACTTGGTCCTCAATGGATCTTTATCGGCTGCTCTTCCCTCTGATGCGCTTCTGAACAGCAAGAAATCCCTCAACCTCCATTTTCTTGAAGAACTCTTTGTAGATGAGGATGAAGAAGAGTTGGAAGACAGTGAAGCTTTTGAATTGGAAGGTGCTGAGTGTTTGGTGGTTTCCCGTagccttctttcttcttcttcccaagGATAATCAGAAACTCTATATGGAGAAAGCGATCTTGTAGCTCTGCGGCTGGAACTCGATGCAAACGCTGGACCTCTGTCTCTACCCCTATCAGTTTCAGTTCtcttcccaccatccttttcgGCTCTCTTTCGAGTATTTTCAGCAGCAATAGCAAACGGGTCTgaatctttcttctttcttggaGAAAAAACCTCGCGTATCATCTTTTTCCCTTGAGCTATTGGTGATCTTGGTGACCTCGGTGATAAAAGTGGACTTCTCTCCTCCATCTGTAATCGAGGAGGAGGCTTCAAGGGCCGAATTTTTCCACCATCAAAAAGTTCCGCAGCAGAGAGAGAATTCTCCTCCAGTTCGGACCTGAAATCAAAAGCGAAGTCATCTCCACCACTACTACTGTGTGCAGCAGCAGCCATGGGTGAAAGAGGAGTAGAGTTAGCATCCCAGGCGAAGTCATCAAAACGACGATAGAACTCGGCAACGCGTGAAGGACTACTGGGAGCACTGAGAGAGCAATCGCCCAAACGTTTAGGAGTAGAAGGGGTGCTCAAGAATGGCATAGGGCGTGCATCGTTGAAGTCGAAATCCATGGCAGGTGGAGGCACTGCCACTTCCACTTTCAACATGTTGGATCCTGAGTGAAAGTTTCAGAGATGGGGGAGAGACAGGTTGGTGTTTGGAAGGAGGGAATATATACAAGTAGAGAGGAAGGAAATGAGAGGGAAGGAGCGGAAAGAGATGATAATGTTGACCATTTGAAGTCATATAAGATAGGAGCAGCCGCCCTGTAAtactttattgaaaaaaaaaagaaaagattaatGTCACTGTATGAGTCTTTTATTCTAAGTTCACATGGGCTTCTGTTATTGGATGATTTGTATTTTAGCAGGTTGAATGTGTTCATTTTGggtggaggagaagaagaagaggaatagAATTATTGTGAGATTTGGGTGTTAATTATAAATGTCATAAGCTAAGTGTTATTTTTAGATTATAATTCATGTTAATTAATCATTTTCTGACCACCCCACGTTTGATTAAAGAATAACATAAATTATTGGTTTCGGACCTTCTGGTTTGTttcatcaataatttttttttcatttaagaaaatataacaAACATAATATAATACGGATTAATTATGAAATTCGATAAATTTCAAATAACCAATTTAGCATAAACCTTAATTGATATGCTCATTCATCATGTCCGAAGGTTGGATATTTAACTAAAATGTCATTGAACAATTCCGATTACTTGGTTTCAATTCAATCCGCAACTTTTTAGTCATCGCTAAATCTATTTTTAGTTTACATTTTCATAAGAATATCTATGATTTGACTCATTCAATTATTGTCAATCGaaatatttataacaaaaaaaaaatttaattattgtgaatataatttaattataaaaaaatttaaaaatacttttataaataaaaaattcaagattcaaaataaaatttatagtatTTGTGTAAACTTGGTCAAAGAAGATCGCGttcctttatttttattcttttttccttttatttgttAATAACGTTTAACCGTCTTTCTACTACACTACTACCTATTTCTGTCATTTAGAttcgtatgtacggatgtgtcagaacATCCCTTTATACCAGTCAGGTGTTATTTAATTCCCTTCGGCGCGTATGCTGTTAAGGCTGCGAAATGACTAGTCCAGTTATTCTCCCTCACGTCATATCACCGGACTGGGTTATCTCCTGTTGGGTCTGCGCCCATGAGCTATCCGGCCTACTCCATACTTCCGGATTAGGATTTGCAGTAGTGGGTCGATCTGCTTGAAGATGATccaatgaattttaaaattgtgtTCTTTTTTAGAGTTTAACATCACATCTGCTCTCATATGTAGAAAACCCGACGATCATCAACCGGTAaatatgaatttaataaaaaataaataattaattttatctattacactagaataataaaaatatttaattcttcactctaaaaatattttcacatttCTCTtacaagcaattaaaataaaagatattttactaatttaagaattaaaatggtATTCTACAAATATGGATTAGTATTTAATTGGATTCCTCGTgactttatttatgaaaaagaaaagttaggatggaaaatttagaaa
This genomic window contains:
- the LOC110606746 gene encoding uncharacterized protein LOC110606746 encodes the protein MRPVTVNSMVFSVTAALTRLSALSYSHPRSSSLFRFTHIRIITATISSKRQRHHSSRTMTSSVLPVESAAMQDKVTAPYGSWKSPITADVVSGASKRLGGTAIDGHGGLFWLESRPTEAGRSVLVKGGEKSGEEAVDVTPKEFSVRTTAQEYGGGAFTISGDTVIFANYKDQRLYKQSVDSIDSTPVPITPDYGSSVVSYADGIFDSRFNRFVTVMEDRRVSSMNAITTIVAIGLNDSDIEEPKVLVSGNDFYAFPRMDPKGERIAWIEWGHPNMPWDKSELWVGYISENGDIYKRICVAGNDNKIVESPTEPKWSSTGELFFITDRRNGFWNLYKWIESVNDVQALYSLDAEFSSPLWVFGINSYELIQNKEGRNLIACSYRQKGRSHFGILDCAQSSLSLLDIPFTDINSITLGHHCLYIEGASTIHPSSVAKVILDDQGSKVVDFEIVWSSSPDSLKYTSYFSSPELIEFPTGVPGQNAYAYFYPPLNPIYQASPEEKPPLLLKSHGGPTSETRGILNLSIQYWTSRGWAVVDVNYGGSTGYGREYRERLLGNWGIVDVNDCCSCAKFLVDSGKADGERLCITGGSAGGYTTLAALAFKETFKAGASLYGVADLSMLRAETHKFESHYIDNLVGDEKNYFERSPINFVDRFSCPIILFQGLEDKVVPPDQARIIYQALKKKGLPVALVEYEGEQHGFRKAENIKFTLEQEMVFFARLVGNFNVADDINPIKIDNFD
- the LOC110605843 gene encoding uncharacterized protein LOC110605843 is translated as MLKVEVAVPPPAMDFDFNDARPMPFLSTPSTPKRLGDCSLSAPSSPSRVAEFYRRFDDFAWDANSTPLSPMAAAAHSSSGGDDFAFDFRSELEENSLSAAELFDGGKIRPLKPPPRLQMEERSPLLSPRSPRSPIAQGKKMIREVFSPRKKKDSDPFAIAAENTRKRAEKDGGKRTETDRGRDRGPAFASSSSRRATRSLSPYRVSDYPWEEEERRLRETTKHSAPSNSKASLSSNSSSSSSTKSSSRKWRLRDFLLFRSASEGRAADKDPLRTKYPAFFRKPDDAKNTSFRSTDSSGSVSATRRKGPVSAHELHYTTNKAASEDLKKKTFLPYKQGILGRLAFNPNGFGSPAR